From the genome of Aspergillus fumigatus Af293 chromosome 1, whole genome shotgun sequence, one region includes:
- a CDS encoding GMC family oxidoreductase, whose product MATTNDFPSSDVNSYDYVIVGGGTASCVIASRLAQYLPYKRILVIEGGPSDFMDDRVLNLREWLNLLGGELDYDYPTTEQPMGNSHICHSRAKVLGGCSSHNTLISFRPFDHHRNQLCKDWVQACSTAMNIPIIHDFNKEIRSKGELTEGVGFFSVSYNPDDGRRSSASVAYIHPILRGEEKRPNLTILTNAWVSRVNVEGDTVTGVDVTLQSGVKHTLRAKKETILCAGAIDTPRLMLLSGLGPREQLSSLGIPVIKDLPGVGENLLDHPETIIIWELNRPVPPNQTTMDSDAGIFLRREAPNAAGSDGRAADIMMHCYQIPFCLNTACLGYETPVDAFCMTPNIPRPRSRGRLYLTSADPSVKPALDFRYFTDPEGYDAATIVAGLKAARRIAQQAPFKDWIKREVAPGPKVQTDEELSEYGRRVAHTVYHPAGTTKMGDITRDPMAVVDHQLKVRGLENVCIADAGVFPEMTTINPMLTVLAIGERAAELIAEEAGWTREQPKL is encoded by the exons ATGGCCACCACAAACGATTTCCCTTCATCCGACGTCAATAGCTATGACTATGTTATTGTCGGCGGCGGCACAGCTAGCTGTGTCATTGCTAGTCGGCTGGCTCAGTACTTGCCCTATAAGCGTATCCTAGTCATTGAGGGTGGTCCTAGCGACTTCATGGATGACAGAGTCCTTAATCTGCGGGAATGGCTCAATCTCCTGGGAGGCGAGCTAGACTATGACTATCCCACCACAGAGCAGCCCATGG gCAACAGCCATATCTGTCACTCTCGTGCTAAGGTCTTGGGTGGTTGTTCCAGCCACAACACTCTCATTTCCTTCCGCCCCTTTGA CCATCACAGAAACCAGCTGTGCAAGGACTGGGTGCAGGCTTGCTCGACTGCCATGAACATTCCTATCATCCATGATTTCAACAAGGAAATCCGTTCCAAGGGTGAACTGACGGAGGGTGTTGGTTTCTTCTCAGTCTCATACAatccagatgatggccgTCGCAGCAGTGCTAGTGTGGCATACATCCACCCTATCTTGCGCGGTGAGGAAAAGCGCCCCAACTTGACTATTCTTACCAACGCGTGGGTGTCTCGCGTGAATGTCGAAGGAGACACCGTCACTGGTGTTGACGTGACTCTGCAATCCGGTGTCAAACACACCTTGCGAGCCAAGAAGGAAACTATTCTTTGTGCCGGTGCTATTGATACGCCGAGATTGATGCTCCTCTCAGGGCTGGGACCCCGTGAGCAGCTGAGTTCTCTGGGGATTCCGGTCATCAAGGATTTGCCtggtgttggtgaaaaccTCCTCGATCACCCAGAGACTATTATTATCTGGGAGCTCAACCGTCCTGTTCCCCCCAATCAGACTACCATGGATTCAGATGCGGGCATCTTCCTGCGGCGCGAAGCTCCCAATGCGGCTGGCTCTGATGGCCGTGCCGCCGATATCATGATGCATTGCTATCAGATTCCCTTCTGCCTCAACACGGCCTGTCTGGGCTATGAAACCCCAGTTGATGCCTTTTGCATGACACCCAACATTCCTCGCCCCCGCTCTCGTGGTCGTCTCTACCTGACCTCCGCAGACCCCTCGGTGAAGCCGGCATTGGATTTCCGCTACTTCACTGACCCCGAGGGCTATGACGCCGCAACCATCGTGGCCGGTCTCAAGGCGGCGCGCCGGATTGCCCAGCAGGCTCCGTTCAAGGATTGGATTAAGCGTGAGGTGGCGCCGGGACCTAAGGTCCAGACTGATGAGGAGTTGTCAGAGTACGGTCGCCGTGTGGCTCACACGGTCTACCACCCTGCTGGTACCACTAAGATGGGAGATATCACTCGCGATCCCATGGCTGTTGTCGACCACCAGCTCAAAGTCCGTGGCCTGGAGAATGTCTGTATTGCGGACGCTGGTGTTTTCCCTGAGATGACCACCATCAACCCGATGCTGACGGTGTTGGCTATCGGAGAACGCGCTGCTGAGCTGATCGCTGAAGAGGCTGGTTGGACTCGGGAACAGCCCAAGCTGTAG
- a CDS encoding N-acetylglucosamine-6-phosphate deacetylase, whose product MPGKTTTTPRITKFTNCRIVKGSELVEQDVWIDSLSGKILKDQEAFYGLHLSPDEVVDLGGRILAPGLIDVQLNGAQGFDFSVPQASKEEYNEGLRLVNKGLARTGVTSYLPTVVSSTPEVYWKVLPSLGPSGSNHRPEDGAESLGAHVEGPFINLNRNGIHKTEVLRAAQNFEDLEECYGKENLTGSSKSVKMITVAPEVGNMVSTIPSLTSAGIVCSIGHSDATFEQALSATTAGATMVTHMFNAMRPFYHRNPGIFGLLGQSEHYRPFYSIIADGIHLHPTSIKIAYNAHPDGLVLVTDAMKLCGLPDGVYDWMNGERIIKTGACLTLEGSDKIAGSSATLIECINNFRRWSGASIADAINAATATPARLLGLQGVKGSLDSGADADLVVLSEEDDPESPTLTVCQVWKRGVKIHDSDKEIASTTTV is encoded by the exons ATGCCAGGCAAAACAACGACTACTCCGCGTATCACCAAATTCACTAACTGTCGCATCGTCAAGGGTTCCGAGCTTGTTGAGCAGGATGTCTGGATCGATTCTCTGTCGGGcaagatcctcaaagatCAGGAAGCTTTCTATGGGTTACATCTTTCGCCAGATGAGGTCGTCGACCTCGGCGGGCGTATTCTCGCTCCGGGATTGATCGATGTCCAGCTAAATGGCGCTCAAGGTTTTGACTTCTCTGTGCCTCAAGCgtccaaggaggaatatAATGAGGGTTTGCGCTTGGTGAACAAAGGCCTTGCCAGGACCGGGGTGACTTCATACTTGCCTACTGTTGTCAGCTCAACCCCAGAGGTTTACTGGAAG GTATTGCCCTCTTTGGGCCCTTCGGGCAGCAACCATCGTCCTGAGGATGGCGCGGAATCATTAGGAGCCCATGTCGAAGGGCCTTTCATCAACCTAAATCGCAATGGCATTCACAAGACCGAGGTGCTTCGTGCTGCGCAAAATTTCGAGGATCTAGAGGAGTGTTATGGCAAAGAGAATCTCACCGGAAGCTCTAAGTCAGTCAAAATGATCACAGTCGCCCCCGAGGTGGGAAACATGGTATCGACCATCCCCTCATTGACCTCGGCCGGCATCGTCTGCTCCATCGGTCACTCGGATGCGACATTCGAACAAGCGCTCTCAGCGACCACTGCGGGCGCTACAATGGTCACGCATATGTTCAATGCGATGCGGCCCTTCTACCACCGAAACCCGGGCATTTTCGGACTGCTGGGCCAGAGCGAACATTACAGGCCCTTCTACAGCATCATCGCCGACGGTATCCATCTGCACCCAACCTCGATCAAAATCGCATACAACGCCCATCCGGACGGGCTCGTCCTCGTGACCGACGCAATGAAGCTCTGCGGCCTTCCCGACGGTGTCTATGACTGGATGAACGGCGAGCGCATTATCAAGACGGGAGCCTGCTTGACCCTGGAGGGATCCGACAAGATCGCAGGTAGTTCGGCCACCCTGATCGAGTGCATCAACAACTTCCGGCGCTGGTCTGGCGCCTCTATAGCTGATGCCATTAACGCTGCCACGGCGACTCCGGCGCGCTTATTGGGGTTACAAGGCGTCAAGGGTTCCCTGGATAGCGGCGCCGACGCGGACCTTGTCGTGCTgagcgaggaagacgacCCTGAGTCGCCCACGCTAACTGTCTGCCAGGTGTGGAAACGGGGAGTCAAGATCCATGACTCTGATAAAGAAATAGCGTCTACAACTACAGTATGA
- a CDS encoding putative carboxypeptidase S1, whose product MRGYGLISLLPVAAAIWAPAIHQLVTVDKRQLPKDPTGVKTIHTANNITIRYKEPGKEGVCETTPGVKSYSGYVDISPESHTFFWFFEARHDPKNAPITLWLNGGPGSDSLIRLFEELGPCRINSTLDSTINPHSWTEVSNVLFLSQPLGVGFSYSEAEPGSLNPFTGVFENASSAGIQGQYPVIDATLIDTTDLATHAAWEILQGFMGGLPQLDHRIKLKDFSLWTESYGGHYGPAFFNYFHEQNEKIANGTVEGIHLNFNSLGIINGIIDEGIQASYYPEFAVNNTYGIKLVNDTVYNYMKFANQMPNSCQDQIGYCKQTNRTSLADYAICSEATNMCRDNVEGPYYAFGNRGVYDIRHPSKDPTPESYYVDYLKKDWVMNAIGVNINYTQSNNDVYYAFQQTGDFVWPNFLEDLEEILKLPFGGEAVSLAVNYTHTEQFRAAGYTPMVVDGVEYGETREYGNFSFTRVYQAGHEVPYYQPVASLQLFNRTLFGWDIAKGTTKIGPNYSTSGKAKATHTESSVPLPTATPSTSVH is encoded by the exons ATGCGTGGGTAtggcttgatttccttgttgcCAGTGGCTGCAGCCATTTGGGCACCAGCAATACATCAACTGGTGACTGTTGATAAACGACAGTTGCCCAAAGACCCTACCGGAGTGAAGACTATCCATACCGCCAATAATATTACGATTCGCTACAAGGAACCTGGAAAGGAGGGCGTTTGCGAGACCACGCCTGGGGTCAAATCATACTCTGGCTATGTTGACATTTCGCCAGAGTCTCATACCTTCTTCTGGTTTTTCGAAGCACGTCATGACCCCAAAAATGCCCCCATTACTCTCTGGCTGAACGGTGGTCCTGGAAGTGATTCTTTAATTAGGTTGTTTGAAG AATTGGGGCCTTGCAGGATCAATTCAACATTGGACTCCACTATCAATCCCCACTCGTGGACTGAAGTTTCGAATGTGCTGTTCCTGTCTCAGCCTCTGGGTGTCG GATTTTCCTACAGCGAGGCAGAACCCGGCTCGCTGAATCCTTTCACTGGTGTTTTTGAAAATGCATCTTCGGCCGGCATTCAAGGCCAATATCCCGTCATTGACGCTACCCTAATTG ACACTACCGATCTTGCTACTCACGCCGCTTGGGAGATTCTTCAAGGCTTCATGGGTGGTCTACCGCAGTTGGATCACAGAATCAAGTTGAAAGATTTCAGTCTGTGGACCGAAAGTTATGGAGG CCACTATGGCCCAGCG TTCTTCAATTACTTCCATGAGCAAAATGAGAAAATCGCCAATGGTACCGTGGAAGGAATTCACCTCAACTTTAACTCCCTCGGTATTATCAACGGTATCATCGACGAGGGCATTCAG GCAAGCTACTACCCGGAGTTTGCAGTGAACAATACCTACGGTATCAAACTC GTCAATGATACCGTGTACAACTACATGAAATTCGCAAACCAGATGCCAAATAGCTGTCAAGACCAAATCGGATATTGCAAGCAGACAAACCGTACATCTTTGGCAGATTACGCGATCTGCAGCGAGGCCACGAACATGTGCCGAGACAATGTCG AGGGGCCATACTATGCATTTGGTAACCGTGGCGTATATGACATCCGGCACCCGTCCAAG GATCCTACCCCGGAATCGTACTACGTCGACTACCTCAAGAAAGACTGGGTCATGAACGCTATCGGAGTGAACATCAATTACACCCAGTCAAACAATGATGTTTACTACGCCTTCCAGCAGACGGGCGACTTCGTCTGGCCCAATTTCCTCGAAGACCTggaggagatcctcaagctgcCC TTCGGTGGCGAGGCCGTCTCCCTCGCCGTGAACTACACCCATACTGAGCAGTTCCGCGCCGCCGGGTACACCCCGATGGTGGTTGATGGGGTCGAGTATGGCGAAACTCGCGAGTACGGCAACTTCTCATTCACCCGCGTGTACCAGGCCGGCCACGAGGTCCCCTACTACCAGCCTGTCGCGTCGCTGCAGCTCTTCAACCGCACTCTCTTCGGCTGGGACATTGCCAAGGGCACTACCAAGATTGGTCCCAATTACAGCACCAgcggcaaggccaaggcgaCGCATACAGAGTCTTCCGTGCCCTTGCCTACCGCGACACCTAGCACCAGTGTCCACTGA
- a CDS encoding betaine aldehyde dehydrogenase, with translation MADLPFAPCHPYYDGKVQLASSGRTFRTINPANNTPLAEIHVASNSDTDAAIAAADRAFPLWSQTPHITRARILQKAAALLRERNDELARLKTLDSGKAYSETSTVNIVTSADVLEYYANLVGGGGLNGETTQLREDAWVFTKKAPLGVCVGISAWNYPLQIALWKSAPCLTAGNTMVYKPSEYTPLHAQMLAEIYREAGLPPGVFNVVYGAGDVGAYLTAHPLVAKVSFTGQVSTGMKVAGSAAGQMKYVTMELGGKSPLLILPDADLENAVNGAMMANFFSTGQVCTNGTQVFVPRGMKSAFKKALLDKMQYIRPGPLFDNATNFGPLSSALHLEKVTSYIRHGIETDKATLLYGGLGKPSLPKDLENGFWVRPTVFTDCTDSMRIVQEEIFGPVMSILYYDTVEEAVRRANNTELGLAAGVFTRDLNMAHRIIDQLQAGITWINSWGESPAEMAVGGWKKSGVGVENGRRGIEAWVRNKSTLVDMNGRVATVFAKL, from the exons ATGGCGGACCTACCTTTCGCTCCTTGTCACCCATACTACGACGGCAAAGTCCAGTTGGCGTCTTCCGGTCGGACTTTTCGCACAATAAACCCTGCTAACAATACTCCACTAGCAGAAATCCATGTTGCTTCAAATTCTGATACAGATGCCGccattgcagctgctgaCCGCGCGTTCCCTTTATGGTCGCAAACCCCTCATATCACTCGTGCGCGCATCCTACAAAAGGCCGCGGCGTTGCTGCGCGAGAGAAATGACGAACTCGCCCGTCTCAAAACTTTAGATTCCGGCAAGGCCTATTCAGAGACAAGCACAGTCAACATCGTGACTAGTGCAGATGTACTGGAATACTATGCCAACCTGGTAGGAGGCGGTGGTCTTAACGGCGAGACGACGCAGTTAAGAGAAGATGCATGGGTCTTTACCAAGAAGGCTCCGCTGGGAGTCTGCGTTGGCATCAGCGCATGGAACTATCCTCTCCAGAT TGCTCTCTGGAAATCAGCACCATGTCTTACGGCTGGAAATACCATGGTCTACAAGCCTAGTGAATATACGCCTCTGCATGCGCAGATGCTGGCTGAAATCTACCGGGAAGCTGGACTTCCCCCTGGCGTATTTAATGTTGTCTATGGCGCTGGGGATGTGGGTGCTTATTTGACTGCTCACCCCCTGGTCGCTAAGGTCAGCTTCACAGGACAGGTGTCCACAGGAATGAAGGTGGCCGGCTCCGCCGCGGGACAAATGAAGTACGTCACGATGGAGCTAGGAGGCAAGAGCCCATTGCTCATCCTCCCTGATGCGGACCTTGAAAATGCAGTAAATGGGGCCATGATGGCTAATTTTTTTAGTACAGGCCAGGTGTGTACTAATGGGACTCAAGTGTTCGTCCCGAGAGGCATGAAGTCTGCCTTTAAAAAGGCTCTTCTGGACAAGATGCAATATATCCGTCCCGGGCCGTTGTTTGACAACGCAACGAACTTCGGACCCTTGAGTTCTGCTCTTCACCTCGAAAAGGTAACCTCGTACATTCGTCATGGCATTGAGACGGACAAGGCAACGCTCCTCTATGGCGGGCTGGGAAAGCCCTCCCTTCCAAAGGATTTGGAGAATGGGTTCTGGGTAAGGCCGACTGTCTTCACGGACTGCACCGACTCCATGCGGATTGTCCAGGAAGAGATTTTTGGCCCGGTCATGTCAATCCTGTACTACGATACAGTCGAGGAAGCTGTCAGACGCGCAAATAACACTGAGCTTGGCCTTGCGGCTGGCGTCTTTACGCGAGACCTGAATATGGCACATCGTATCATCGACCAGCTCCAAGCGGGCATTACATGGATCAATTCCTGGGGTGAAAGCCCGGCCGAGATGGCTGTGGgtggctggaagaagagtggTGTTGGCGTGGAGAATGGCCGCAGAGGTATCGAAGCCTGGGTAAGGAACAAGAGTACGCTGGTGGATATGAATGGACGGGTTGCTACTGTCTTTGCAAAATTATAG
- a CDS encoding unc-93 family MFS transporter translates to MASEKPEDGHQPEKEGPAITADPEPGRHGAITGKPWMYKPLKIGPLTLPWFASPEVQLVLVSFVCFLCPGIFNAVNGLGGGGQVNRTDTSNANTALYSTFAVVGFFAGSIANRIGLQLTLSFGGFGYFLYVASLLSYNHNKNAGFLIFAGALLGVCAGLLWCAQGAVMMSYPRENEKGKFIAIFWVIFNLGGVIGCLIPLGQNLHSSAGTVNDGTYIAFMVLMALGFVLAWFLSDSKYVVRKDGSRVISMKNPTWKSELLGLYETLRTDYYIVLFFPLFLVSNWFYGYHFNSVNGAYFNIRTWSLNSLLYWLMQMVGAFVFGKLLDLQFLSQSMRAKLNWLILLVITMGVWGSGYAFQKQYTLETAKQDVDFTSHGYVSPMFLYMFYGFYDAAFQTCAYWFMGSLTNNSRKLANFAGFYKGIQSAGAAGMWRMDAEKTPFMTQFASCWGLLVGSLLIASPIIFFKIKDHVDVEEDLKFSDETNKDVTSIAIEDHRDSTKGESVTKHVSAS, encoded by the exons ATGGCATCCGAAAAGCCAGAAGACGGTCACCAGCCCGAGAAGGAAGGTCCCGCCATCACCGCAGACCCCGAGCCGGGCCGTCATGGCGCCATCACCGGTAAGCCGTGGATGTACAAGCCGTTGAAAATTGGCCCCTTGACTCTGCCATGGTTTGCTTCGCCTGAGGTTCAGTTAGTTCTGGTCTCGTTTGTTTGCTTCCTATGCCCTGGTATATTCAATGCCGTCAATGGTctcggaggtggtggacagGTCAATCGAACGGACACTAGCAATGCCAACACGGCCCTGTACAGTACTTTCGCTGTTGTCGGCTTCTTCGCAGGTTCTATCGCGAACCGAATCGGTCTTCAGCTGACCCTCTCTTTTGGTGGCTTTGGCTATTTCCTCTATGTGGCATCACTTCTCTCCTATAACCACAACAAAAATGCCGGCTTCCTTATTTTCGCTGGTGCCTTGCTGGGTGTTTGTGCCGGTCTATTATGGTGCGCGCAGGGGGCAGTCATGATGAGCTATCCGCGTGAGAACGAGAAAGGAAAATTCATCGCAATCTTCTGGGTCATCTTCAATCTTGGTGGAGTGATTGGATGTTTA ATTCCCTTGGGACAGAATTTGCACTCGAGTGCCGGAACGGTCAATGACGGGACTTACATCGCCTTCATGGTTCTCATGGCTCTGGGATTCGTCCTCGCCTGGTTCCTTTCGGACTCCAAGTACGTCGTGCGCAAGGATGGTTCCCGCGTCATTTCGATGAAGAACCCTACCTGGAAATCGgagctcctcggcctctATGAGACTCTTCGCACCGACTACTATATCGTCCTGTTTTTCCCCTTGTTTTTGGTGAGTAACTGGTTCTACGGATACCACTTCAACAGTGTTAATGGCGCCTACTTCAACATTCGTACCTGGTCTCTCAACAGTTTACTCTATTGGCTCATGCAGATGGTTGGTGCTTTTGTCTTTGGTAAGCTTCTGGATCTGCAATTTCTTTCTCAGTCCATGCGAGCCAAGCTCAACTGgctcattctccttgtcatcACCATGGGTGTCTGGGGTAGTGGTTATGCTTTTCAGAAGCAGTATACCCTTGAGACCGCCAAGCAAGACGTCGACTTTACGTCCCATGGCTATGTTAGTCCCATGTTCCTCTACATGTTCTATGGCTTCTACGACGCAGCTTTCCAGACGTGCGCATACTG GTTTATGGGATCCCTCACCAACAACAGTCGTAAACTAGCGAACTTTGCTGGTTTCTACAAGGGAATCCAATCAGCTGGTGCTGCAGGAATGTGGCG CATGGATGCAGAAAAGACCCCCTTTATGACCCAGTTCGCCTCCTGCTGGGGATTGCTTGTTGGCAGTCTATTAATTGCTtctcccatcatcttcttcaagatcaaggatCACGTggatgtcgaggaggaccTCAAGTTTTCCGACGAAACAAACAAAGATGTGACTAGTATTGCCATTGAAGACCACAGGGACTCAACTAAGGGAGAGTCAGTCACAAAGCACGTGTCCGCGTCCTAA
- the farB2 gene encoding uncharacterized protein — protein MTDLAVSSTPASANTMESESQSKRKASAAGLSANSRPVKRRASKACCCCRARKVRCNMVENGSPCTNCCLDQVECVVTESKRRKKSRIEVENGTRQPSQSPADGLDDAGSFLRRLSESHGLNADIAPESPSQQSVDLDQGHHMPHLLYQSQANRIRGGNHFRRRMAPNPAVPATLPLHYVTSQIQQLLDPSFSNARSGGVLLPDYIRGLPSRLQREDIEYLSMKGALTVPDVGLRNELLKAYIHYVHTYMPLLDLEEFLQTIVQNNGIHRMSLLLFQAVMFAGTAFINLKHLHAAGYPSRKAARKVFFQRARLLYDFDYEVDRISLVQSLLLMTYWYETPDDQKDTWHWMGVSLSLAHTIGLHRDPGNSRMDARRQRMWKRMRRPMRVKDDDCDVPMLTLNDFEFHPFSPEIVRMVGNSEILQNVEHQKKLALMFIEKAKLCLCVSHVLSAQYSVLSHKFGGTMETTMMLVPKKSAAETFEVRRCDQELEDWLANLPAEIQYTPAASAKLTEAQEVLHSHRALLKMVYLTTSSALHRPQVLPANPFPSMDAELQEISRNKVRFAVVEITNIAQDLHSLDLTRYFPTTGVTVLLPAVIIHLLNIKSSNPSVRMTSLQRFYQCMRILQRLQEIYASADFATSFLEAAIRKAGIQLTVAPQDVQARPSSSFDAGARVDTLTPPPDSLAQKIPDLTYLKPAVVGTARQPVEEGDTLFASTPPPSDGSENSKLSISELMDLANDAEVTQNDFDALINFNDASADFFTADDHLNLNGSGPNSKGFGFSMDPINGMSDLMGLDAGNKPDIASLGDRQLHSDHMATTTGHSNTGTAASESNGLTANVDADLGICLSS, from the exons ATGACTGATCTCGCTGTATCCTCGACGCCTGCATCCGCAAATACCATGGAGTCTGAATCCCAGAGTAAACGTAAAGCCTCGGCGGCTGGCCTCTCTGCTAATTCTCGCCCGGTTAAGCGGCGGGCTTCGAAAgcatgctgttgctgccggGCAAGGAAAGTCCGCTGTAATATGGTGGAGAACGGTTCGCCATGTACGAATTGCTGCTTAGATCAGGTAGAATGTGTTGTCACAGAGAGCAAAAGGAGAAA GAAATCACGGATCGAGGTTGAAAATGGCACCCGCCAGCCTTCTCAGTCGCCCGCAGATGGCCTCGATGATGCAGGAAGCTTTCTCAGAAGACTCAGCGAGTCTCACGGGCTAAATGCGGACATTGCTCCTGAATCACCATCTCAGCAGTCCGTTGACCTGGATCAAGGGCATCATATGCCGCACCTTCTGT ACCAGAGTCAGGCCAACAGAATTAGGGGAGGGAACCACTTTCGCAGGCGAATGGCCCCTAATCCTGCAGTTCCGGccactcttcctcttcactaTGTCACGTCACAGATCCAGCAGCTGTTGGATCCTTCATTCTCCAACGCGCGATCCGGTGGTGTACTTCTGCCGGACTACATCAGAGGCTTACCATCCCGATTGCAgagagaagatattgaataCCTGTCCATGAAGGGAGCACTAACAGTACCCGACGTTGGATTGAGGAACGAACTGCTCAAGGCTTACATCCACTATGTGCACACTTACATGCCTTTATTAGATTTAGAGGAGTTCTTGCAGACTATTGTGCAAAATAACGGTATTCATCGGATGAGCCTTCTGCTGTTCCAGGCTGTGATGTTTGCTGGCACAGCTTTCATCAACCTCAAGCACCTTCATGCTGCCGGTTACCCCTCGAGAAAGGCGGCCCGCAAGGTCTTCTTTCAACGAGCCCGACTTCTATATGACTTCGATTATGAAGTCGATCGAATTTCTCTCGTCCAAtccctgctgctgatgactTACTGGTATGAGACCCCTGACGACCAGAAAGACACCTGGCATTGGATGGGCGTCAGCTTGTCCTTGGCTCATACAATTGGCCTGCATCGGGACCCCGGCAATTCTCGGATGGACGCCAGGCGCCAGCGAATGTGGAAAC GCATGAGGCGCCCTATGCGTGTCAAAGACGACGATTGTGATGTTCCAATGTTGACACTCAACGACTTCGAATTCCATCCATTTTCGCCGGAAATCGTGAGGATGGTGGGGAACTCTGAAATTCTACAAAATGTTGAACACCAGAAAAAGCTGGCCCTTATGTTCATCGAGAAGGCGAAACTTTGCCTGTGCGTCAGTCATGTTCTATCAGCTCAGTATTCCGTCCTCAGCCACAAGTTCGGCGGGACGATGGAAACGACAATGATGTTGGTTCCCAAGAAATCAGCGGCAGAGACGTTTGAGGTTCGACGTTGCGATCAGGAATTGGAAGATTGGCTGGCCAATCTTCCTGCGGAAATTCAGTACACTCCGGCGGCATCTGCAAAGTTAACAGAAGCCCAGGAAGTCTTGCACTCTCATCGCGCGCTCCTCAAAATGGTTTATCTGACTACATCAAGCGCGCTGCACCGTCCTCAGGTCCTTCCTGCGAACCCCTTTCCGTCAATGGAcgcagagctgcaggagatctCGAGGAATAAGGTCCGATTCGCCGTGGTTGAAATCACGAATATTGCGCAGGACTTGCACAGCTTGGATTTGACGAGATATTTCCCTACCACCGGCGTCACTGTGCTTCTGCCCGCCGTCATCATCCACCTACTCAATATCAAATCGAGCAACCCCAGCGTGCGGATGACCAGCCTCCAGCGATTCTACCAGTGCATGCGCATTCTACAACGTTTGCAAGAGATTTATGCATCAGCTGACTTCGCGACATCCTTCTTGGAAGCTGCAATCCGAAAGGCTGGTATTCAGCTCACAGTGGCTCCCCAGGACGTGCAAGCTCGTCCCAGCAGCTCTTTCGATGCTGGCGCACGTGTCGATACACTGACACCTCCTCCGGATTCTCTTGCCCAGAAGATCCCTGATCTGACTTACCTGAAGCCGGCGGTGGTTGGAACTGCTCGCCAACccgtcgaagaaggcgatACATTATTCGCCTctacccctcccccctcAGATGGCAGTGAAAACAGCA AACTGAGTATTAGCGAGTTGATGGACTTGGCTAATGACGCCGAGGTGACTCAGAATGATTTTGACGCGCTGATCAATTTTAATGATGCTAGTGCCGACTTCTTCACGGCCGACGATCATTTGAATCTCAACGGATCTGGCCCCAACAGCAAGGGATTTGGATTCTCCATGGATCCGATCAATGGCATGTCTGACTTAATGGGCTTAGACGCTGGAAACAAACCTGACATCGCCAGCCTGGGTGACAGGCAGCTTCACAGCGACCACATGGCCACGACAACGGGACACAGTAACACCGGGACAGCGGCCTCCGAGTCTAACGGTCTTACAGCTAATGTCGACGCTGACCTTGGCATCTGCCTAAGTAGTTGA